Part of the Thalassophryne amazonica unplaced genomic scaffold, fThaAma1.1, whole genome shotgun sequence genome is shown below.
aaggaaaaactcccttttaacaggaagaaacctccagcagaaccaggctcagggaggggcagtcttctgctgagactggttggggctgagggaaagaaccaggaaaaagacatgccgagaaggggggcagagatcgatcactaatgattaaatgcagagtgatgcatacggagcaaaaaaagaaagaaacagtgcatcatgggaacccccccacagtctacgtctaaagcaacataaccaagggatggtccagggtcacccaatccagccctaactataagccttagcgaaaaggaaacaaactgtaatctattagacaaatatgattcaaaccaccgcagcgcagtgcctttaatacctatgacatgctctaatctctgtaataaaattttatggtcaacagtatcaaaagcagcactgaggtccaacagaacaagcacagagataagtccactgtccgaagccataagaagatcatttgtaaccttcactaatgctgtttctgtactatgatgaaatctaaaacctgactgaaactcttcaaattctTCTTTTAATTCTCTTTCACTTTCTGCTCTGTAATCTGTTGTCTCCTGGTTGGTGGCACTGTATTCCCACACAGACCTGGTCCCGGCCCTGGCCCTGACCCTGGTCCCGGCCCTGTCCATGGTCCCGGCCCTGTCCATGGTCCCGGTCCCGGTCCCGGCTCTGGCCGTGGTCCCGGTCCTGTGTTGGAATGTTCACATGGCCTCCAAAGAGTCGTCACATGATGACGCTTGGTCAGTGTCTGTAACATCATCACACTGTCATACAGCAGGTCTGCTGCCCGTTTCGACCAAACCGCCACAGTCAACAGTGTCCTCAGAGGACAGACACAGGGGACAGCACGTCCACCCTCCTCAGCTGTCCACCTGAACtctttctcccccccccccccccccccccacattgtCAGGCTCGGTGACTTTGCATCAGTGGCAGCAGCTGGCAAAACCAAACCTGGGAGGCATCCTGCATCCACGCCCGGGCGTCCTTACCAAAGACTTCAGGGAGCTGGACGTGGATGTGCAGCACGTGTACAGCCTGAATGACCTGGAGGAGGACGAGCCGGACCTGTCACAGTTCTGTGGAGCGCACGGCACGGGTAGGAACCCTGCAGTCCCCCTGCACCCTCCCCCTCACTGCTCCTTACTCCCCCTTCTAAATAGAAGGTCCACATGTCACAGCGCCCTCTAGTGTCTCATTCAGTGTCTTCCTTGATGTGTAGTTTCACTGTTGTGTAACTTTGTCCTTCGTGACCATACAGTCTCTCCATCAGGTCCAAACCTCCCTCAGACCTCCCCCACCCATACCATAACCACCTGTCAGATCAGCCAACCCTCCCTCCTCACCCCCTCCACCTCCACCAGGTGagacaaacgcacacacacacacactcctcccTGTTTGGTTTGTTCAGTGTCACGTTTGACTGAGTGATGAGCTgctcaacaaaaacaataataataaaataaataacctgCATACAATAAATGCACCTTAAACTGTATTTTGGCCAAAAGTAATTAAAAACAATTTTAATggcctcgcctccacgcacagcctcggctccggaaccactctccttgataggggttggaccttattcttctctggagttgcccagagtGAGGCgctgggtgtggggatactcacgagtccccggctGATCGCCGTcatgttggagtttaccccggtagatgggagggtcgcctccctgtgcCTTCAGGTGGCACGGGGGGAACTCTGACTGTTgcttgtgcgtatgcaccgaacagcattttggagaattcgtccttcttggagtccctgaatggagtcctgtatggggctctggtgggggtctccattgttctgctgggggacttcagcacacacatgggcaatgacagagacacctgaagaggtgtgattgggaggaacggcctcctcgatctaaacccaaatggtcgtttgttattggactttcgtgttagtcatggactgtccataacaaacaccatgttcaaacataaggatgctcataagtgtacatggtaccagagcaccgtaGACCAAAGATTGATGAtggattttgtgattgtatcatctgatctgaggccgcatgttctggacactcgggtgaagagcggggcagagctgtcaactgatcaccatctggtgatcagtaaataagccttctgatcccccctgcaaatcatttatggaaattgtggatgcattaggatttcagtaatgcattcaggacttcatgcacattagtggaaataccctggatctggttctcgcacgtggtattgctgtcacgaatattgacatcatgcctcttacatcaaatcaaatcaaatcaattttatttatatagcgccaaatcacaacaaacagttgttgtgatacagctttatattgtaaggcaaaagccatacaataattacagaaaaaccccaacggtcaaaacgaccccctatgagcaagcacttggcgacagtgggaaggaaaactcccttttaccatcagtggtgtctgatcactcactcattaagtttacagtttcgctgtcgtgtttagtggaacaaccttatttatcactacggcgatgcatcaactcctcaactaagactgaactagaagctagactgcctgatgtcttagcttcacatttggcaaatacccaatcagtagacagacttgtggatagtttaaactcagtgctcaaaactacactcgacatgattgcaccacctgtgttaaaactgcgctcccccaaatcacagtcaccttggttcattgattacctgcgtgacctcaagcataaggccagaggtctagaacggaaatggcttaGTTtcaaactagaagtattccaccttgcgtggcgtgatgctatcttagactgtaaacatgcattattggctacaaagcgaacttactactctgatttgatcaacaaaaacaagcataactcaaagttcttgttcgacacggtggcaacacttattcatggacaaccacctgtagttcgctctccttttacaacacaagattttttagattactttgagaagaaaatagaagacatcaggttaaacatatcccagcatgccttaatccagccactacaccctgctactgaggtgggtgccactactgaggtattacctagatttacagaatttgatagtatctcactaggcatgctgacaaaactcataacgtcaacaaaaaccacaacctgtttatttgatcctataccaacaaaactgtttaaggacctgtggtccactcttgggccgactgctggaaattattaatctttctttaatttctagatctgttcctaaatgtttcaaatctgcagtgattaaaccattacttaagaaacctaatcttgaccctagtgtattgaaaaactatcggccgatatcaaatctgtcattttgctctaaaattctggaaaaagtggtttcacagcatctCGTGGCCCCCTAGGAGAAGGCccccttaggccccctgcttttctccctttatatagcaccccttgggcacatattgcggcgctttgggattacctttcgctGCTtcactataaaattgttcacagactggcacctccctacctagctgacctaattaaaccttacgtaccggcccgggctttgtgttctcagtgtgcaggactacttagtgtccctagggtgaataagaagtctgcgggtcacagagctttctcttatcatgcccctgttctgtggaatgatctccctgcatcaataaaactttcaagtccaaacttaagactcacttattttccctttcatatgtctaggatactggcatagtatagttctacgcttttcactcttttaattcattttattagtaaacagagcgtgccgcggcctcaactttatctaaattctgggtcttttagtgaagtttagggctagtgaccaGCGACCActgtagtatttcctgtttttcttcttgtttgatgctgacacattatactgtatttgttgtctttctgatgcctgattctgttttttttctctctttaagttgcagctccatccagagatgggtgtggtatttgtgctggagaccctcctgtcctgtgcaccaacagcatttcctgtatatttgttttgtgaattgttctgtaatttgtgtctgtatcatggcccaagcagagggtcacccctttgaatctggtctgcttgaggtttcttcctcagagggagttttttcttaccactgttgctctgggggttagtaaggttagacctgacttgtgtgaagccctttgaggcaactctgttgtgatttggctggtGGTGAGTcaaatcagagggtgggggaggactttggacagacctggtaagcccaaacggacagtgtgggtgaactgggaacatctggaggagcccactgtctgaccaatcttcaactcacacctccggcagagcttctctagcatccctgtggaggttgggggcattgaaccagaatgggcaatattcaaagcttccattgctgaagctgcagcggggagctgtggcctgaaggtcttaggtgcctcaaggggtggcaaccctcaaacaccgtggtggacaccggtggtcatgGAAGCTGTCTGgaggagtccttccaggatatgttatctcagaggactcctgaGACagctgcaaggtaccgacaggcccgaagggcagcagcttcTGCTGTGGGGGGAgccaaagcagcaggtgtgggagtagttcggagcaaccatggaaaaggactttcagtcagcactaaggtgcttctggcagaccatgaggcacctcaggaggggaaaacggggaaccatccatgctgtctacagtaaggatggaactctgttgacctcaaatgaggatgtaatctgccgctggaaggaacactttgaggaactcctgcatcagaccagagtgtcctctgtagtaggggcagagctggaagctgatggaggattttcatcaatttccctggtggaagacactgaggtagtcaaaaaacacctcagtggcaaggccccgggggttgatgagatccgtccagaaatgctgaaggctctgggtgtggagggactgtcttgaatGAGACgtttcttcaacattgcgttgaggtctgggacagtgcctaaggagtggcagactgaggtggtggtccccatatttaaaaaagaggaccagagagtgtgtgccaactacaggggcatcacactagtcagcctccctggtaaagtctactccagggtgctggaaaggaggtttcagccgatagtcgaacctctgattgaagtgaagaggaacaatgcgggttgagtcctggttgtggaacaaccgaccagctcttcactctcacaaggatcctggagggggcctgggggTATGcgcatccagtctacatgtgttttgtggacttggagaaggcgtatgatcgggtacccctgaTACTGTgcgaggtgctgcgggagtatggagtgagggtatctcttctcagggccatccaatctctgtactcacaaagcgagagctgtgtttgggtgctcggcagtaagtcagactccttTCTGGTGGGggctggcctctgccagggctgcaccttgtcaccggtcctgtttgtgatattcatggacaggatatggatgcatagtcggggggaggagggtttccggtttggtgggctcagggtctcatcactgctttttgcagatgatgtggtcctgttggcttcatcggctggtgacctccaacactcactggatcggttcacagccgagtgtgaagcgactgggatgaggatcagcacctctaagtctgaggccatggttctcagcaggaaaccaatggattgcctactctgggtagagaatgatgtcttgccccaagtgaagaagttcaagtacctcaggttcttgttcacgagcgagggaacagtggagcgtgagattggccggagaattggtgcagcaggggcggtgttgcatttgctctcccgtactgttgtgatgaaaagggagctgaaccaaaaggcgaagctcttgatctactggtcagtcttcgttcctactctcacctatggtcaagagggttgggtcatgaccgaaagaactagatcacgggtacaagcagccgaaatgggtttcctcaggagggtggctggtgtctcccttagagatagggtgagaagttcggtcatccgtggggagctcggagtagagtcgctgctccttcgcattgaaaggagccagctgaggtggttcagccatctggtaaagatgcctcctgggtgcctccctagggaggtgttccaaacacattcatctgggaggagaccacggggaagacccaggactaggtggagagcttatatctccacactggcctgggaacgcctcgggatcccccagtcagaggtggtcagtgtggcccgagaaagggaagtctggggtcccctcctggagctgttgcccctgagacctgaacccggaaaaaaggttgaagatgagtgatggcaacaatttaaaataaaattgaaatgagcttgtttgtcactttctttcatttCAAAGAACAGGTCCGATTTCTACCGATGCCACTTAACTGTTGGGACTCTTCGTGTAAACTGTAAAAAAACAATCTCATTATGGATCTTTGATCTGCTTTTGATCTACCTGCGTACTTCCACTTTAATATATTGACACGTTACTGTGATGTTCATCCATCACTCACACGTACATAAACAACTGAACTCAAGCAAACTCATTTTTATTAACAGCGATTTTTGACAAAAGTtttgactttttttctttttcctgcaGCTTTCACTCTTTCAGCATGCCGCCTGGTCGGAACCGTGAGCACGTAAGCTCTTCATCCCCATCCCTCCACCAGCCTTGGGGCCACTATGGAGACTGGACCGCCAACACCAACAGAACCACTGCTAACAGAACTGTAGCTAACATAACCACCATGCCATCACTGGGGCTCCTGCAGCTGTTGCAGGAACACGGGATCTCAGCTTCTCCTCCTCTCCACCACAGCCATCATATGaacttctccacagaaaaaggtgAAGGCAGCGGCTCATCGCTGGACGatggcagaagaagaagaagccttTTTAGTTTAAACCTGGTTGGAAAGCTTGAGAGTCTAGGCTTGCACAGAGTGACAGGTTGGGGGATTACGGAACAGCGAAAGAGGAGTGAA
Proteins encoded:
- the LOC117506310 gene encoding trafficking kinesin-binding protein 1-like produces the protein NHPWRVFETVKVVNKAGKLRSRCHSPGLPGSCPVSARSSRTSTPRTSYYGSDNASLTLEDKPSSSHAHKVDNSVWGPKRLGQPGTPGGLDLEAALRSLSVRQQNHSSERPFFDVERERKLRALAAKAEEGDGSSGFLTPNDSLGSSPAPSTSTNYSNGSSRHSCGSSAGSRSYLPDRLQIVKPLEGSVTLHQWQQLAKPNLGGILHPRPGVLTKDFRELDVDVQHVYSLNDLEEDEPDLSQFCGAHGTVSPSGPNLPQTSPTHTITTCQISQPSLLTPSTSTSFHSFSMPPGRNREHVSSSSPSLHQPWGHYGDWTANTNRTTANRTVANITTMPSLGLLQLLQEHGISASPPLHHSHHMNFSTEKGEGSGSSLDDGRRRRSLFSLNLVGKLESLGLHRVTGWGITEQRKRSETS